DNA from Geobacillus vulcani PSS1:
AGATTGGCAAGTATATCGTGGAGACGAGGAAAACCGTTCGCGTCATCGCGAAAGAATTTGGCGTATCCAAAAGCACCGTCCATAAAGATTTGACCGAGCGGCTGCCGGAAATCAACCCGGAACTGGCCCAAGAAGTCAAACAAATTCTCGATTACCATAAATCGATCCGCCATTTGCGCGGCGGGGAAGCAACGAAGAAAAAGTATAAAAAGCAAACAGTGAAAAACAACTGACTTTTTTCCTTGCCATCTGCCGTTTGCAGTATCATTCCGGCGATCAAATATGGTAAAATAATCAATTAGGAATGATTTTAGGGCAGAGGCAAGGAGGAGCAAGTCATATGTTTTCACGAGACATCGGCATCGACCTAGGCACGGCGAACGTCCTCATTTTCGTCAAAGGCAAAGGCATCGTGCTCAATGAGCCGTCCGTCGTGGCGATCGATAAACACACGAACAAAGTGCTGGCAGTGGGCGAAGAAGCACGACGAATGGTCGGACGTACTCCTGGGAATATTGTTGCCATTCGGCCGCTCAAAGACGGCGTCATTGCGGATTTTGACATTACCGAAGCGATGCTCAAGCATTTCTTAAGCAAGCTCGACCTCAAAGGCTTTTTCGCCAAACCGCGCATTTTGATTTGTTGCCCGACGAACACGACATCCGTTGAACGAAAAGCGATCAAAGAGGCAGCAGAAAAAAGCGGCGGCAAAAAAGTGTACTTGGAGGAAGAGCCGAAAGTCGCTGCCATTGGCGCCGGAATGGACATTTTTCAGCCGTGCGGAAACATGGTCGTCGATATTGGCGGTGGCACGACCGACGTCGCGGTTCTCTCGATGGGGGACATTGTCACCGCCTCTTCCATTAAAATGGCTGGGGACAAGTTCGACATGGAAATTTTAAACTACATCAAGCGTGAATATAAGCTGCTCATCGGGGAACGAACGGCCGAGGAAATCAAGATTAAGGTTGCAACGGTATTCCCAGGCGCACGGACCGAAGAAATCGACGTCCGCGGCCGCGATCTTGTCACCGGGCTGCCGCGCACGATCACCGTTCGATCGGAGGAGATCGAACGGGCGCTTCGCGAGCCGGTGTCGTTGATTGTACAAGCCGCCAAAAGCGTGCTCGAACGCACGCCGCCGGAATTGTCGGCCGATATTATCGACCGCGGCGTCATTTTAACGGGCGGCGGGGCTTTGCTTCATGGCATCGATTTGTTGCTGTCAGAAGAGCTGAAGCTTCCGGTGTTCGTCGCGGAGAATCCGATGGACTGCGTCGCTCTTGGCACCGGGATTATGCTGGAAAACATCGATCGGGCGCCGAAATCGCAATTAATTTAAAAGTATGGTAAGCCCTTTGGCCAAGAGATGGTTCATCTCGATCAACTTTATAGAGTCAACTTTTTTGCGTCACTCATACGCCGATCGCTTGGCAGAATGTTTTCCTCATGGCGTGGTCAAAATGGATACAACCGCCAATGGGACAAGCGAGGCGGGCAAAAAAGGAATGGCGGGGGATGCCGCGGCTGCCCTTGCCCGCTTATAATGACTTCTAGAGCGGCAAGGCAACGCGCCGCCCGCTTGACCATAGGGAACACCCCATTCGCCGCTGCCCGAAGAGCGGCCGCGGCTTTTTCTAACCAATCGGACAGGCGAGGTGCTGGTCATGTTGAGAGGGTTGTACACCGCCGCGAGCGGCATGTTGGCGCAAGAGCGGCGCGTGGATTGGCTGACGAACAATTTGGCGAACGCCGAAACACCGGGATACAAAGCTGATGCGGCCGCGATGAGAGCGTTTCCGGAACTGCTGATGAGCCGCCTCGAGGATCAACCGATCCCGACCGCCTCAAAGCGCGCCATCCCGACGCAAACCGTCATTGGGCCGCTCAATACGGGTGTGTATATGCAAGAGCTCATCCCGAACTTTCGCCAAGGGGATGTGAAAGAAACCGGCTTGGCGACCGATATCGCCCTTGTGGACGGACAAGTCCCCGTCGACCGGACGAGCGGTCAGCGAGGCGCGCTGTTTTTTGCCGTCGCCAACGGTCAAGGGGAGGTCCGCTACACAAGAAATGGTCATTTCACCTTGAGCCCGGACGGCTACTTAACGACGCAAGAGGGCTGGTATGTGCTTGATGCCAATGGTGAGCGCATTCCGCTCTCAAGCGAGCGGTTTGCCGTCCACGACGACGGAACGATCATCGATGAGAATGGGACGACCACCCGTCTTGGCGTCGTGTTCGCCGCCAATCCGCAAACGTTGGTCAAGGAAGGAAATGGCTTATTCCGCAGCACGACAGGGCCATTGCCGCAGGCGCCGGGCAATGTGACGTATACGGTGAAACAGCGCTTTCTTGAGCGGTCGAACGTCGATGTCGAACGGACGATGACCGACTTGCTCGCTGCCTACCGCACGTTTGAGGCGAACCAAAAAATCGTCCAAGCGTACGACCGCAGCTTAGACAAGGCCGTCAACGAAGTCGGCCGCCTGAAATGATGACAAAAGGGGGACAAGCCCGTGCTTCGTTCGATGCTCACCGCCGCCAACACGATGAATGCCTTGCAACAGCGGCTCGATACGATCAGCCATAACATCGCCAACAGCAACACCGTCGGCTTTAAACGGCGCGAAGCGAGCTTTGCCGAGCTCTTGACCCAACAAATCGACCGCTTGCCGAACGACAAAGCGCCCCGGCAAACGCCAGAAGGGGTGCGCTATGGCAACGGAGCGCGTCTCGCTTCGACGATGCTCATCTCTTCGCAAGGGGCGCTTGTGGAGACTGGCCGCCGCTTGGATTTTGCCTTGACGGCCGAAAACCAATGGTTCCGCGTCCGTCTGGCCGACCCAAACGGCGCGGCAACGATCGGCTACACCCGCGCCGGCAACTTTTCGCTTGCGCCCATGAACGGCGAGCTTGCTTTAACGACAAGCGACGGCTTGTTTGTGTTGGATGAAGCCAATGCGCCGATTATGCTTCCCGCCGATGCGCATGACGTGCAGATGTCCCCGACGGGGACGTTGACGGCAACCAATGCTGACGGCCGCGTCGTCGCCCGCGTCAACTTGGGCGTCACTATGATCCGCCGTCCGCAGCTTCTGGAAGGGCGCGGCGGCAACGTCTATGCGCTTCCTAACGCCCCAGGCGCAGCGGAAGAGCTCAACGGCAATTTGCGCGGCCAAATCAGCATCAAGCAAGGCGCGCTCGAACAAGCGAACGTCGACCTTGGCGAGGAACTGGTCGGCCTGATGGCGACAAGCCGTGCCTATCAGCTCAACGCCCGCGCCATTTCTCTTTCGGAACAAATGCTCGGGCTGATTAACAACATGCGCTCCTCCTAAGGAGAGATCACGATGAGCGAAGAAACGCAACAGCCGTCATCCCGCATCGAGCGGCGAAAGCAGCGGAAGCGCTCCTTCCCCCCGAGCGGCAGGAGCATGGCGCAAACCAAACCGCCGCAAGAAGAGCCGCGGACGGATCGTGCACCGGATGAAGAGGAACGAGGAACCAAGCCGCGGCGCTTTGCGCGCACCCGGCTCATCCCGATTTGGCTGCGGCTCATCATCATCGCCGTTTTGATGGCTGCCAGCCTCGCGATAGGCGCGGTTGTCGGCTACAGCGCCATCGGCGACGGAAGATGGCTCGATGTATTCCGCCCGTCGACGTGGCAGCACATCCTCGACTTTGTCGAAAAAGGGACATAACGGAGCCGCTTGCCGCAAAGTGCGGTTTGATGGCGGCATATTCTCCATCACAATGGAAAGGGGCTCTTCGTATGCTGGATATCCAACAAATTCAGGCGATCATTCCGCATCGCTACCCGTTTTTGCTCGTGGACCGCATTCTTGAGATCGAAGAAGGGAAGCGGGCTGTCGGCATCAAAAACGTGAGCGCCAACGAATCGTTTTTCGCCGGCCACTTCCCCGAATATCCGGTCATGCCCGGCGTGTTGATCGTCGAAGCGCTCGCCCAAGTCGGCGCCGTCGTCCTCTTGCAAAGCGAGGAAAACCGCGGCCGCCTCGCCTTTTTCGCCGGCATCGACAACTGCCGTTTTAAAAAGCAGGTGAAACCAGGCGATCAGCTTCGGCTGGAAGTGGAAATTCTCCGCGCTCGCGGCGCCATCGGCAAAGGCAAAGGCATCGCCACTGTCGACGGCGAGCTCGTTTGCGAAACAGAGCTCATGTTTGCTTTAGGGGAGAAATCTTCCAGTTAAACGAAACGCGTTCCCTCTGGGGCGCGTTTTCTTTTTCGGTTCTTCACCAGAAGTTGTGCTTGATTTTTTCAGAACGGGCTCTACTTACGCTTGTGAGAAAAAGTCAGTAAATCAATGGCTTTGGAACATCCTTGTTCAGGAAACCATATCGCTTGTCAAGTGCAGGCTGCAGTGATGAACCTCTTTTCTTCCCAGCCGCCATTTGCGTTCCTTTTGCGGGCGGTGCCCCAAGATGGAAAACGATTGACGCTTCCGTCCACCATGCATGAAACGCACGGTTCTGGGCAAGATAAGCAAGGACCGGTCTTACATAAGGTCACCACAACCAATAGAAAGGAGCAGATAGGATGAAGAAAAAAGCGTTGCTGATCCGGCTGTTCAGCGCCCTTGTCGCCCTCTTTTTGGCGGCTGGATGCAATATGAACCGCGACAACAACCCACCGCCGCCAAACAACCAAAACGATGTCAACGACCAAGACATGAATCCGGCTGATGACATCAACCAAAACGATAACGTCGACAACGACAAAGACAACGACGGCATCCCGGACACACGCGATACCGATTTGAACGACAACCAAAACAATCAACTCCCGCCGGGAGACGACACGAACAACGGACCGGGCGACGATGAGCGGGACAGAGTGCCGGACCGCGAAGACCCGATTGAAGATCCGCGGGATGCGAATGACAAGGACAATAAAGACGAGTAGAGCAAAACAAGGATGCCCAAAAAGGGATGATGTAAAAAAGCCTCCCTTTTTGGAGCATCCCTGTTTCGTTTATTTATTTCACTGCTGTTGCCTTCAGCTCAAGATGTTCTTTTAACTCATTCGAAACGGCCAACCGTTCGCTTTCCGGCACGATTAAGTAATAGATGCCATGAATTTTTGTCCCTTGGCCGGTAATGTGCAGTTGCTTAATGTGTTTGCGAGCATCTTTGTAGTTCGCCTGAATCTCTTTCATTTCCTCAAACGTTAAGTTTGTTTTGATGTTCTTCCCGATCGCCGCGAGTACATCGCTGTAGTTCGTGAGCGACGAGAAACTTGCCCCTTTTTCAATAATGGCTTGAATGATTTGTTTCTGGCGGTCTTGGCGCCCGAAATCGCCGCGTGGGTCCTCTTTCCGCATGCGCGAATATTTCAGCGCTTCGTCTCCGTTTAGCGTAATTTCCCCTTTCGGAAAGTACGTGCCTTCATATGTAAAGGCAAACGGGTTGTTCACCGTCACTCCGCCGACCGCATTGACGATATCGCGGAAGCTTTCCATGTTGACTTTAATGTAATAGTCGATCGGGATATCCAAGAAATGCTCGACCGTCGCCATCGTCATCTCGACTCCGCCAAAGGCGTACGAGTGGTTGATTTTGTCCTTGATGCCTTTCCCGACGATCTCCGTCCTTGTATCGCGCGGGACGCTGACCATCTCAATCGATTGTTTGTTTGGATTGACCGTCATGACGATGAGTGTATCCGCACGTCCCTTATCTCCTTTCCGCTCATCGACGCCAATCAACAAGATCGAAATTGGCGTCCTTCGTTCGAATGATACATCCTCTTGCCGTTTTTCCGATTTCCAGTTGATGTCCTCGTGCATTTGGTTCGCCGTCTGTTTCACATGATGGTAAATCGAATAAGCGAATATTCCTGCTCCTATGAGCAACACTATGCATATTCCCAGCAACCATCGAAGCCATTTTTTCTTTTTTCGGCGCTTTGTCCTCATCGACACTCTTCCTTTATAGAATTTTCAATTGTATCAACTCGATTATAGAATGTTTGTTATAAGAAAACAACCGGAAGCAGTGAGCGGCTTCTATCCAATCTCCCCAGCTGTAGGTTTTATCCCTAAATGGGAAGTATCCTTCAAAGTTTAGTGGGGTCATGGAGAGCGGATAAACATTTATAGAGGGTTCATTGAAAAGGATGATTAGGGGTACATGCAGAGGTCATCAGTAGGAAAGATGGCTCCGTAGAAGGGCGGTTGTTTCATCCTCTCAAGCCGAGAAGGTCTCCGCTTCTCAACATGAGTGGAAGGGAGACGGGAATCGGCGTCCTCATCATCGATGTTCTCCCTGCGCCGCCTGCAGGCGGGATTGTTTGGAAAGAGATGATCCATTCCCCGCCTGCCGCAGGGCGGGGGCTTCGAAAGAAAAATCTCCCACCTCTCCGCGGTTGCGCAGGCGGGAGAAGGATCAAAGGTATTTAATCATGGCCGTTTCATCGCAACAGTCGAGCTTCGGGCAATTGACACAGTCAATCCATACTTTTTCAGGCAACGTTGCTTTTTCAGCGATTTCAAACCCACATTTTTTAAAAAACTCGATTTGGTATGTGAAGGAGATTAATCGTTTTACTCCGAGTCGGACTGCCTCGTTCGTAATATGGTCAACGAGCATGCGGCCGATTCCTTTTCCCATATGATCAGGGGATACGACTAACGAACGGACCTCCCCGAGATCGTGCCCCAAGATATGTAATCCTCCTACTCCAACGATTTGCTTGTTCTCCTTTGCCACATACATGCATTGCAAGTGCTGATAGATCGATAATAACGAGCGGGGCAACACCAATCCCTTT
Protein-coding regions in this window:
- a CDS encoding flagellar hook-basal body protein, translating into MLRSMLTAANTMNALQQRLDTISHNIANSNTVGFKRREASFAELLTQQIDRLPNDKAPRQTPEGVRYGNGARLASTMLISSQGALVETGRRLDFALTAENQWFRVRLADPNGAATIGYTRAGNFSLAPMNGELALTTSDGLFVLDEANAPIMLPADAHDVQMSPTGTLTATNADGRVVARVNLGVTMIRRPQLLEGRGGNVYALPNAPGAAEELNGNLRGQISIKQGALEQANVDLGEELVGLMATSRAYQLNARAISLSEQMLGLINNMRSS
- a CDS encoding flagellar hook-basal body protein codes for the protein MLRGLYTAASGMLAQERRVDWLTNNLANAETPGYKADAAAMRAFPELLMSRLEDQPIPTASKRAIPTQTVIGPLNTGVYMQELIPNFRQGDVKETGLATDIALVDGQVPVDRTSGQRGALFFAVANGQGEVRYTRNGHFTLSPDGYLTTQEGWYVLDANGERIPLSSERFAVHDDGTIIDENGTTTRLGVVFAANPQTLVKEGNGLFRSTTGPLPQAPGNVTYTVKQRFLERSNVDVERTMTDLLAAYRTFEANQKIVQAYDRSLDKAVNEVGRLK
- the fabZ gene encoding 3-hydroxyacyl-ACP dehydratase FabZ, whose translation is MLDIQQIQAIIPHRYPFLLVDRILEIEEGKRAVGIKNVSANESFFAGHFPEYPVMPGVLIVEALAQVGAVVLLQSEENRGRLAFFAGIDNCRFKKQVKPGDQLRLEVEILRARGAIGKGKGIATVDGELVCETELMFALGEKSSS
- the tagU gene encoding polyisoprenyl-teichoic acid--peptidoglycan teichoic acid transferase TagU — translated: MRTKRRKKKKWLRWLLGICIVLLIGAGIFAYSIYHHVKQTANQMHEDINWKSEKRQEDVSFERRTPISILLIGVDERKGDKGRADTLIVMTVNPNKQSIEMVSVPRDTRTEIVGKGIKDKINHSYAFGGVEMTMATVEHFLDIPIDYYIKVNMESFRDIVNAVGGVTVNNPFAFTYEGTYFPKGEITLNGDEALKYSRMRKEDPRGDFGRQDRQKQIIQAIIEKGASFSSLTNYSDVLAAIGKNIKTNLTFEEMKEIQANYKDARKHIKQLHITGQGTKIHGIYYLIVPESERLAVSNELKEHLELKATAVK
- a CDS encoding N-acetyltransferase; translation: MHIDHAVTSDVKEIHALIQHFAEKGLVLPRSLLSIYQHLQCMYVAKENKQIVGVGGLHILGHDLGEVRSLVVSPDHMGKGIGRMLVDHITNEAVRLGVKRLISFTYQIEFFKKCGFEIAEKATLPEKVWIDCVNCPKLDCCDETAMIKYL
- the mreB gene encoding rod shape-determining protein; amino-acid sequence: MFSRDIGIDLGTANVLIFVKGKGIVLNEPSVVAIDKHTNKVLAVGEEARRMVGRTPGNIVAIRPLKDGVIADFDITEAMLKHFLSKLDLKGFFAKPRILICCPTNTTSVERKAIKEAAEKSGGKKVYLEEEPKVAAIGAGMDIFQPCGNMVVDIGGGTTDVAVLSMGDIVTASSIKMAGDKFDMEILNYIKREYKLLIGERTAEEIKIKVATVFPGARTEEIDVRGRDLVTGLPRTITVRSEEIERALREPVSLIVQAAKSVLERTPPELSADIIDRGVILTGGGALLHGIDLLLSEELKLPVFVAENPMDCVALGTGIMLENIDRAPKSQLI
- a CDS encoding DNA-directed RNA polymerase subunit beta, translated to MSEETQQPSSRIERRKQRKRSFPPSGRSMAQTKPPQEEPRTDRAPDEEERGTKPRRFARTRLIPIWLRLIIIAVLMAASLAIGAVVGYSAIGDGRWLDVFRPSTWQHILDFVEKGT
- the spoIIID gene encoding sporulation transcriptional regulator SpoIIID, which gives rise to MHDYIKERTIKIGKYIVETRKTVRVIAKEFGVSKSTVHKDLTERLPEINPELAQEVKQILDYHKSIRHLRGGEATKKKYKKQTVKNN